In one window of Chryseobacterium phocaeense DNA:
- a CDS encoding RHS repeat-associated core domain-containing protein has translation MQERLQQQIQPTIISITERSCKKETGWNDYGARMYMSDIGRWGVLDNYSETYNSLSPYNYVAGNPVKYIDINGEWIYINDTNGTKYRYSNGGAQHQVEGKWVNVNETTKLSEYVMQTIAGLSYLDHNTSIGNTMINYFNQEGTQRDIHFYSTSGDSQVRHGISNIIDLKIFPSDGVWTTSGKDLQYSPLYTTIAHEMGHVYGYFALGEVDTSEERFGDRSTTAEIFGTHVENIVRAETFLSLRTHYGKTCLGKTCIPNTDGRLIDNVGNSIYYNSNGSQIKPIPNIESVRNINNNILQNKYNYHGAALYNNWQRFKNRAQ, from the coding sequence ATGCAGGAACGGCTCCAACAGCAAATCCAGCCTACAATTATCAGTATAACGGAAAGGAGCTGCAAGAAAGAAACAGGCTGGAATGACTACGGAGCCCGGATGTATATGTCTGATATTGGGAGATGGGGAGTATTAGATAATTATAGTGAAACTTACAACTCTTTATCTCCTTATAATTATGTTGCCGGAAATCCGGTTAAATATATTGATATTAATGGAGAATGGATCTATATCAATGATACAAATGGAACTAAATACAGATATAGTAATGGAGGAGCACAGCACCAGGTAGAGGGAAAATGGGTGAATGTAAACGAAACTACAAAATTATCGGAATATGTTATGCAGACTATAGCAGGGCTTAGTTATTTAGATCATAACACATCGATCGGAAATACGATGATTAATTATTTTAATCAAGAGGGAACACAAAGAGATATACATTTTTACTCTACGAGTGGAGATTCACAGGTAAGACATGGGATAAGTAATATTATTGATCTAAAAATATTCCCATCAGATGGTGTTTGGACAACTTCAGGAAAGGACTTACAATATTCTCCATTATATACAACTATTGCACATGAAATGGGGCATGTTTATGGGTATTTTGCTTTAGGAGAAGTGGATACATCAGAAGAAAGATTTGGAGACAGATCAACAACGGCTGAAATTTTTGGAACACATGTTGAGAATATTGTCAGGGCAGAGACATTTCTTTCATTACGAACACACTATGGGAAAACCTGTTTGGGTAAAACTTGTATACCCAATACTGATGGTAGATTAATAGATAATGTAGGAAACAGTATTTATTACAATTCAAATGGAAGCCAAATTAAACCTATTCCAAATATTGAGAGTGTACGGAATATCAATAATAATATACTACAAAATAAATATAATTACCATGGAGCTGCTTTATATAATAACTGGCAAAGGTTTAAAAATAGAGCTCAGTAA